CCTGCAGAGAGAAAGCGGAAGAATTAGGAAAGATTTTCGTTTTAAAGAACAATCAACCCGATGCCGTCTTATTTTCCATTACGGAATACGAACGAATGTCTGACTTTATCGAATATCTCGAAAGCCTGGAACCGGCCGAGTTTGCCGAAGTGATGGAGACCCTGCCGAAAAAAGGTGTTCGCATTAATTATTCCTTAAAACATTTAAGAAGCGATATCGACGAAAAACAGCAAAGATAAGGTTCGCGCAAAAGATAAGGTTCGCGCAAAAAGCGGCAACGTTTTTAGAAACGTTGCCGCTTTTTTATATCGAAAATACAACCGCCGACACACGAAGAATACATCGATAAATAATGATAATAAAAAAACAAATAAAGTAACATATAAACAATATAATAATTATTCTTAATATTATTTGACAAAACATGCAAACCGTGTTAAGATGAAAGCAGATTCCGGTAATAAAGGTGGTGATTGTTAAAATGAAGATCTTGACAGAAGCGATTGTGTCGAACTCGGAAATGATCAAAAAATACAAAGACTGCAGAGCGAAAGCGGAGCGGCTGGGTAAGATATTTATTTTAAGAAACAATCAACCCGACGCAGTCCTCTTTTCCATTGCCGCCTACGAAAAGTTCTCGGTCCCAATTGAATATCTGGAAAAATTGCAGACGGCTGATTTTGAGAAATTTGTCGAATCCATTCCGGACCAGGACTACACGAAAGTATATCCGTTTGCCATCACAAAAGTAGATTTCAATCAATTTTAGATGTGCTGCCGCCGTTGGCGGCCACCAAAGCTTCCCACAAGGATTGCTGGTTTAGAAAGGCAGGGAATCGGAATGAGAGCTCTGAAGACGAGAAGAATGACCGCTTTGTTTACGCTCCTCTTCCTTATCGTGACGACATCATTTCCCGTCTTGGCGGCACCGCCAGCCAAGATCGAATTGGGCACAGCCTCCGGTTTTGCTATCCTGGCGGGGTCGACAATAACAAACACCGGATCAACCAGCATCAGTGGTGATGCCGGCGGCAATATTGGTTTATACCCTGGTTCCGCTTATGTCGCTGCCGGCGTGACAACGACAGGCACCGCCTATATCGCGGATGCCGGTGGGGTGGCAAGTCTGGCCAAAACCGATCTGGCAGCCGCCTATAATCAAGCGGCCGGCAGTGCCTCCACTGCAACCATCACAGCCGATCTTGGTGGGACAACTTTAACCTCAGGAGTATATACGTCGCCGAGCAGCATCAGTATCACCGGTACGCTGACCCTGGATGGTCAGGGTGATCCCGAAGCGGTGTTTATTTTCCAGGCAGGCTCCACTTTGATAACAGCCGCTGGCAGTGAAATCAAATTGATCAACGGCGCTCGCTATTGCCGTGTTTTCTGGCAGGTCGGGAGTTCCGCCACCTTAGGAACCAATTCCAAATTTGTCGGTCATATTTTGGCGATGCTTTCCATCACGGCTGCGACCGGCGCATCGGTAGAAGGTCAGCTGTTAGCCCGCAATGGCGCCGTCATGCTGGAATCGAATACGATTTTTAATGGAGTTTGCAGCACAGCTGCCTTGACGGTGATCAAAAAAGTCATCAACGATAACACCGGAACAGCGCTGCCGGCCGATTTTACGCTGCATGTGAAAACTGCCGGCGCTTTTGGCACTGAGGTCAGCGGCAGTCCTGCGCCGGGTTCGGCTCTGGGTCACGTTTATACCCTACTCCCGGGCAATTACACCGTGAGTGAAAATCCCGCTGCCGGCTATAGCGCAAGCTTCCTCGGCGCCGATGCTCTGGGCAATGTCAGCCTTGCCGCGGGAGAAAACAGAATGGTGACGTTGATTAACGACGATATTGCTGTTCCTGTGATTGCACCGTTGATTAACGTTATCAAAAAACCGTCGCCGGCCGCCCTGCCTGCCGGGACCGGTTCGGTTACCTATACCTACACGGTAACCAATCCGGGTTCCGTCGAACTGAGCGGTGTGATTGTGAGCGATGATAAAATCAATACCGTCAAACTTATCTCAGGCGACTTGAATTCAGATCATATCCTGCAGGTTTCTGAGACCTGGATCTACAGCGCTACCGCAGTGCTCAGTGCGACCACAACCAATACAGTCACAGCCAAAGGCACCGGCAATGGTCTGCAGGCAATCGATCTTGCCTATGCAACGGTGATTGTGACGCCGGAGGAAACGGAACCAGCCAATCCTCCGCTGATCAATGTCGTGAAAACCGCGTCTCCGCAAGCCTTGCTCTACGGGCCCGGTCCGGTTACTTATACCTATCAGATCACAAATCCCGGCCTGGTGGCGCTCAGCAATGTCAGTATCAGCGATGATAAAATCCAGATGATCTATTATGATTCCGGCGATCTCAATGCGGATGGTTTACTGCAGACAGACGAAACCTGGACCTACAGCGGGCTTGCATCACTTAGTGAAACCACCGCCAACGCCGTCACTGTCACGGGTATGGCCAATGGCATGACTGCCACGGATCTCGCTTTTGCGACCGTAACGGTCACTCCTCTGACAATCCCCTTGATTCGGGTTGTGAAAACGGCTTCTCCGCTCTCCCTTGTCTCACCCGGTTTGGTCACCTACACCTATCAGGTCACGAATCCCGGCCTGGTGGCGCTGAGCAATATCAGTCTCTTTGATGACAAAATCCAGATGATCTATTATGATTCCGGCGATCTCAATGCGGATAATTTACTGCAGGCTGGTGAAACCTGGATCTATACCGGCATTGCTTCTCTGAGCGCCACGACGACCAATCAAGTCACCGTACAGGGTGCAGCCAACGGTATGATCGCTACGGACAGCGACTCTGTTACCGTGAGTGTGGTACCGATCGTCGCTCCGATCATTCGCCTTGAGAAGACTGCTTCGCCGGCGGCCTTGACCGGCGGTGCGGGAACGGTCACCTATACCTATACGGTCACGAATCCCGGTACCGTCACGATGAGTGATGTTTTTGTCAGAGATGATAAAATTGCTACCGTTTACTATACGTCCGGGGATCTCAATCATGATTACCTGCTGCAGACAGACGAAGCCTGGATTTTCACCGCTGCGGCAACCCTGCAAGCCAGCACAACCAATACAGCGATTGCCCAAGGCAGTGCCAATGGGCTCACCGCAACGGATCAAGCGGCTGTCACAGTGCCGGTTACCGTAGCGCCGGTGATTACGACTGAAACCGGCGGAACCTTGCCGGTAACGGCGTCTCCCTGGTCAACTTTGATGCTGATTGGTTTTGCCATGCTGATGCTGGGTGCAGTCAGCTGGATTTTTATCAGAAGATATGAATAGACAAAAAGCCGCGAAGAAACGCCGGCAAACCGTTCGCCGCATGGCTGCGCTGCTTCTGATGGTTGGGTTCCTGTTTACTTCTGTGGCACTGGGCAATCTCATTGTGCAGAACCGCAGGTTGATCAGTGCCTACAATGCAGAATCTTTTGCGCTGGCAGAGAATCAAAATCCGGCCGGAATCACAGCGCTGGCAGCCGGGGCAGAGTCCATCTGCCCTGCCAAAGAGCCGGCGGCAGCGTATTATCCGATTTATCCCAAAACAGGGGAAGAAATCGGCAGTCTGGCTTTCCCCACCTTGGATGCGGTCATACCGATCATTCAGGGTACCGCTGTTCCGGATTTGGAAAAAGGAATCGGTCATTATCTGCAGAGTGTGCTGCCCGGTGAAACGGACAACTGCGTCCTGGCCGGGCACCGTGATACGGTCTTTCGCCGTTTGGGCGAGCTGAAAATCGGTGATTTGGTGATCATCCGGACTTCCGCCGGTACTTTTACTTACGAAGTCACAGGTACGCGGGTTGTCGCTGCTGATGACCTGACTGTGATCATGCCGACCGATCATGCTGTTTTAACGATGTCCACCTGTTATCCTTTCAATACCCCGGGTTATTACCCCGAACGTTACATTGTCTCGGCTGATTTAAGCATCGATCCCTAGGATGCTTGGAAAATAATTTCCATGAAAAGAAAATCAGAATCGCTTGCTCTGCAAGCAGAAGGAAAGGAAGATCAGAATGAATACACTCAAGAAAATTGGCTTTGGCGTTTGCCTTGGCGCTGCGGTTGGTATCGCGGCCGGAATCCTATTTGCTACGAAAGAGGGCAGAACGATGCGGAAAACCTTAAAGGAAAAAGCAATCGACTCGATTGATGATTTGGAAGAACACGTTCAGGATGGCTCCAAAGAATGGAACGCGACGGCCGCCCATGCCGCCAAGAAGGCCAATCAAGTCATTCGGAATGTGGATGCAAAGGCTGATACTCTGCAGGAAGATCTGACGCAGGGCTACAATAAAATCAAACACGATGTCAATCAAGCGGTCGCTTCCGATACAAAACAAGGCAAAACCATGGAAAAGAAATGGCAGGATAAGCTGGACGAAACCATCGAAACGGTCAAGAATGTGGCTGAAGAAAAATCGGATGACCTGAGCGATGCCGCGGCGCAGGCCGCGGCGAAAACGGAACACTTTGTCAAAGAAGCCGCCGAGACAGCCGAAGACGTCGGCGAAGAAATTAAAGATGGCTATCATGCCATCAAGCATGATCTGCATCGGCCGGGAAACGTCTAGAATTCCATTTTCTCTGCTCCTGCGGTGAATGAAACGATAAAAAACAGGTTCGGAGCCTTCTAAAAAAGGCTCCGAACCTGTTTTTGCCGTTTAATACCATATGGCCTTGACCAGTAAAAAAAGCAGCAACAGCCAGACCGCCACAATCGGAACAGCATAATACCAGTGATTTGGCCTGCCGCCCGGCCATAAGCCCTGCGCTTCCTGCCGGCATTGCGCAAACAGCTCTGCCGGGATCAAGCGGATTGTCAAAGCAACCAGCAGCGGCAAAAGAATCAGGTCATCCAGATAACCCAGAATCGGGATGAAATCGGGAATCAAATCGATGGGAGACAAAGCATAGACAAGAGCAGCGGCGGCAGCCGCTTTCGCCGCCAAAGGCGTCTCTTTTTTTTGTAAAGCCAAAAAAACAGCGGGGAGATCGGTTTTTAATCTTGCAGCGCGTTCTTTTAAGTTCGGCATCCGGCACCTCTCATTGATCTTTCCATTGGTTTTTTTCCAATCGTAATTGTTTGGCCAGCCAGTTGCTGCCGTTCATCACCTCATCCGGGGCGCCGGTGGTGAGAATACGGCCGTCCTCCAGTAAAACAATCAGGTCGCTGTGCAACATGGAGGTGATCCGATGTGAAATGGAGAGTACCATGCGCCCTTCTTCCGCTTTTTGCAGCACGGTCACGATCTTCGCCTCCGTAGCGGAATCAAGATTGGCGGTAACCTCGTCCAGGAGCAGAATCACGGGATCCGCCACAATGGCTCTGGCAATCGAGAGCAGTTGTTTTTGCCCCTGGGAAAAATCTCCGCCCCCGGCATCAACCACCGTAGCGTAACCTTTGGCCATCTTCATCACGTAATCATGCAGTCCGACAAAACGCAGGGCTTTTTCCACCTGTTCCGCCCGGATTGTCTCATCGGCCAAACTGATTTGTTCCGCCACCGTTCCCTGAATGAAACTGAACTGCTGCTCCACATAGCCAAAGATCCTGCGCTTCTCCGAATTGGGGATCCGATAGACATCCGCACCGCCTAATTCAATTTTGCCGCCCGTTGGTTGCAGCAAACCCATGATCAGGCGGAAGAGCGTCGTTTTCCCAACGCCGGTGCGACCGGTAAATGTCACATTAGCACCGTAAGGAATGGTTAGATTCAGATCCTGCAGAACCGGTTGATCGGCGGCATACGCAAACGAGACGTGCTCAAAGCGCATGCCGGCAGTCCGGATACCTGGCAGAATCAGATCCGCTGTGAGAGAAGCATCCTTGGCCGGTTCTTCCGGTTCCAGGACAAAGCGATTGATCCGTTCTACGCCGGAAATTCCTTTCTGCACATTCTGCAGCTCGCTGCCCAGCGTCTCGATCGGCGCAAACAGATTGGTGAATAATTCAATGGAGGCTGCCACCATGCCAACGGAGATACCAAGAAATTGGACCTGATCGGTCGAAAGCAGCACAATCAGCGCAATAATCAACGCACGCATGACCTGGATGATGGGAGAGTAACAGGAATCGTAGAAATTGACCCGTTCCAGCGTGCGGAAATTATCCTCCAGGCGGCCGCGATAGAGTTCCTCCATATAAGCTTCCTTGCTGAACGATTTGATCATCCGAACGTTTTTCAAGCTTTCCGAAATATGCGAATTGACGCGGCCGATCTGCTCCAGGTTTTTAATTTGCGCCGCCAGCATGCGCTGTTGAAAGGCGCGGGTCACGAAATAAATCAAAGGCACCAGGCAGAGCGCCAGAATACCCAGCTTAAGCGAAAAATACCAGATCGAAACCACAATGCCAATGATTTTAAAGCAGTCAATCATCATGCTGATGACGCCGTCGGCAAACAGAGAATTGACATTTTCCACATCATTGCTGAAGCGGGAGGTAATACTGCCGGGTTGGTTGGCGGAAAAATAGGTGGTGCTGATCCGCTCCAGTTTGAGAGTCATTTCTATGCGCAGATCTTTGACAATTTTCTGACCGAAGACAGTCAGCAAACCGCCTTTGAGAAAGTCGAAAAAGCCGATCAAAATCAAAACAGCCAAATAGAGCAGGGCCAGCCGCAGCAGACCCTGGTTGGTTTTTAAGACCAGGTTTTGATCGATGATGATTTTGAGCAGTTGCGGCGGAATTAAGCTGAAAAGCACTACCGCCGCAATCACAAACAGCAAAGCAAAGCTCAGCAAGAGATTCTGCCGCAATATTTTCAGTATGGTTGAGGTGGTCAGACTATGCTTCATGACCGTCGCCTCCCGTCTGCAGTTGATAAATCGAGGCATAGAGCGCGGAAGAAGCGAGCAGGCTTTGATGCGTGCCGTATTCGGCGGTATGATCGCTGTGCAGGAAAACAATCCGATCGGTCAGCGGAAAAACCGTCAGACGATGGGAAA
The DNA window shown above is from Negativicutes bacterium and carries:
- a CDS encoding DUF1232 domain-containing protein, yielding MPNLKERAARLKTDLPAVFLALQKKETPLAAKAAAAAALVYALSPIDLIPDFIPILGYLDDLILLPLLVALTIRLIPAELFAQCRQEAQGLWPGGRPNHWYYAVPIVAVWLLLLFLLVKAIWY
- a CDS encoding DUF3494 domain-containing protein gives rise to the protein MRALKTRRMTALFTLLFLIVTTSFPVLAAPPAKIELGTASGFAILAGSTITNTGSTSISGDAGGNIGLYPGSAYVAAGVTTTGTAYIADAGGVASLAKTDLAAAYNQAAGSASTATITADLGGTTLTSGVYTSPSSISITGTLTLDGQGDPEAVFIFQAGSTLITAAGSEIKLINGARYCRVFWQVGSSATLGTNSKFVGHILAMLSITAATGASVEGQLLARNGAVMLESNTIFNGVCSTAALTVIKKVINDNTGTALPADFTLHVKTAGAFGTEVSGSPAPGSALGHVYTLLPGNYTVSENPAAGYSASFLGADALGNVSLAAGENRMVTLINDDIAVPVIAPLINVIKKPSPAALPAGTGSVTYTYTVTNPGSVELSGVIVSDDKINTVKLISGDLNSDHILQVSETWIYSATAVLSATTTNTVTAKGTGNGLQAIDLAYATVIVTPEETEPANPPLINVVKTASPQALLYGPGPVTYTYQITNPGLVALSNVSISDDKIQMIYYDSGDLNADGLLQTDETWTYSGLASLSETTANAVTVTGMANGMTATDLAFATVTVTPLTIPLIRVVKTASPLSLVSPGLVTYTYQVTNPGLVALSNISLFDDKIQMIYYDSGDLNADNLLQAGETWIYTGIASLSATTTNQVTVQGAANGMIATDSDSVTVSVVPIVAPIIRLEKTASPAALTGGAGTVTYTYTVTNPGTVTMSDVFVRDDKIATVYYTSGDLNHDYLLQTDEAWIFTAAATLQASTTNTAIAQGSANGLTATDQAAVTVPVTVAPVITTETGGTLPVTASPWSTLMLIGFAMLMLGAVSWIFIRRYE
- a CDS encoding class D sortase, coding for MNRQKAAKKRRQTVRRMAALLLMVGFLFTSVALGNLIVQNRRLISAYNAESFALAENQNPAGITALAAGAESICPAKEPAAAYYPIYPKTGEEIGSLAFPTLDAVIPIIQGTAVPDLEKGIGHYLQSVLPGETDNCVLAGHRDTVFRRLGELKIGDLVIIRTSAGTFTYEVTGTRVVAADDLTVIMPTDHAVLTMSTCYPFNTPGYYPERYIVSADLSIDP
- a CDS encoding ABC transporter ATP-binding protein/permease, yielding MKHSLTTSTILKILRQNLLLSFALLFVIAAVVLFSLIPPQLLKIIIDQNLVLKTNQGLLRLALLYLAVLILIGFFDFLKGGLLTVFGQKIVKDLRIEMTLKLERISTTYFSANQPGSITSRFSNDVENVNSLFADGVISMMIDCFKIIGIVVSIWYFSLKLGILALCLVPLIYFVTRAFQQRMLAAQIKNLEQIGRVNSHISESLKNVRMIKSFSKEAYMEELYRGRLEDNFRTLERVNFYDSCYSPIIQVMRALIIALIVLLSTDQVQFLGISVGMVAASIELFTNLFAPIETLGSELQNVQKGISGVERINRFVLEPEEPAKDASLTADLILPGIRTAGMRFEHVSFAYAADQPVLQDLNLTIPYGANVTFTGRTGVGKTTLFRLIMGLLQPTGGKIELGGADVYRIPNSEKRRIFGYVEQQFSFIQGTVAEQISLADETIRAEQVEKALRFVGLHDYVMKMAKGYATVVDAGGGDFSQGQKQLLSIARAIVADPVILLLDEVTANLDSATEAKIVTVLQKAEEGRMVLSISHRITSMLHSDLIVLLEDGRILTTGAPDEVMNGSNWLAKQLRLEKNQWKDQ
- a CDS encoding YtxH domain-containing protein; translation: MNTLKKIGFGVCLGAAVGIAAGILFATKEGRTMRKTLKEKAIDSIDDLEEHVQDGSKEWNATAAHAAKKANQVIRNVDAKADTLQEDLTQGYNKIKHDVNQAVASDTKQGKTMEKKWQDKLDETIETVKNVAEEKSDDLSDAAAQAAAKTEHFVKEAAETAEDVGEEIKDGYHAIKHDLHRPGNV